The Nocardioides sp. S-1144 genome includes a region encoding these proteins:
- a CDS encoding LURP-one-related/scramblase family protein translates to MTAPSHVPLFYVKQKFAMTTNRYELVGAGAGGAEGQSLGVAQQKRMAFKEEVTFYTDESRSQAVFSFRARKKIDLNAGYDVFDAQGQQLGFFRKDFGKSLLRSTFHLEGPGYQAVGQERSQAVALVRRFADIPFLPIHFDFTTPDGRTVLSVQRQSTVRDRYTVTVGDPALDFRVAAAVAVGLDALMQR, encoded by the coding sequence ATGACCGCACCCAGCCACGTCCCCCTCTTCTACGTGAAGCAGAAGTTCGCCATGACCACGAACCGCTACGAGCTCGTCGGGGCCGGCGCGGGCGGGGCCGAGGGCCAGTCGCTCGGCGTCGCGCAGCAGAAGCGGATGGCGTTCAAGGAGGAGGTCACCTTCTACACCGACGAGTCCAGGAGCCAGGCCGTCTTCAGCTTCCGGGCGCGCAAGAAGATCGACCTCAACGCCGGCTACGACGTCTTCGACGCCCAGGGCCAGCAGCTCGGCTTCTTCCGCAAGGACTTCGGCAAGAGCCTGCTCCGCTCGACCTTCCACCTCGAGGGCCCCGGCTACCAGGCCGTCGGCCAGGAGCGCAGCCAGGCCGTGGCACTGGTGCGCCGCTTCGCCGACATCCCGTTCCTGCCCATCCACTTCGACTTCACCACCCCCGACGGCCGCACCGTCCTCTCGGTGCAGCGGCAGAGCACGGTGCGCGACCGCTACACGGTCACGGTCGGCGACCCCGCACTCGACTTCCGCGTCGCCGCCGCCGTCGCGGTCGGGCTCGACGCCCTCATGCAGCGGTGA